From Variovorax sp. PMC12, the proteins below share one genomic window:
- the fliI gene encoding flagellar protein export ATPase FliI, whose amino-acid sequence MQTATANPHLQTVRAALEKARGNVARCETTTASGRLTRAVGLVLEAVGLQLPVGSDCLIELPPGNAQRHAEAEVVGFAGDRLFLMSQTEVAGLLPGARVFARPGATEPGTSGDAHTKRLPVGEGMLGRVVDAAGRPLDGLGPLDVVRKVPLSSPPINPLSRAPIDSVLDVGVRAINAMLTVGRGQRMGLFAGSGVGKSVLLGMMARYTSAEVIVVGLIGERGREVKDFIENTLGEEGLARAVVVAAPADNSPLLRLQGAAYATCLAEYFRDRGKDVLLIMDSLTRYAMAQREIALAVGEPPATKGYPPSVFARLPALVERAGNGARDAQGRGGSITAFYTVLSEGDDQQDPIADSARAILDGHVVLSRTLAEAGHYPAIDIEASISRAMTALIPSSQFDTVRRFKQMLSRYQRNRDLISVGAYAPGHDLQLDKAIAMYPRIEAFLQQSMDERTGYEDAIAQLEHLFVPEPASTQGFDSRTPNTKKFQT is encoded by the coding sequence ATGCAGACCGCCACCGCCAACCCCCATCTGCAGACAGTGCGCGCCGCGCTGGAGAAGGCGCGCGGCAATGTCGCGCGCTGCGAAACCACCACCGCCTCGGGCCGCCTCACGCGCGCCGTCGGCCTGGTGCTGGAAGCCGTCGGCCTGCAGCTGCCCGTGGGCAGCGACTGCCTGATCGAGCTGCCGCCCGGCAACGCGCAGCGCCATGCGGAGGCCGAAGTGGTGGGCTTCGCCGGAGACCGCCTGTTCCTGATGTCCCAGACCGAAGTGGCGGGCCTGCTGCCCGGCGCGCGCGTGTTCGCGCGGCCCGGCGCCACCGAGCCCGGCACCAGCGGCGACGCCCACACCAAGCGCCTGCCGGTGGGCGAAGGCATGCTCGGGCGCGTGGTCGACGCGGCCGGCCGCCCGCTCGACGGGCTCGGCCCGCTCGACGTGGTGCGCAAGGTGCCGCTGAGCTCGCCGCCCATCAACCCGCTGTCGCGCGCGCCCATCGATTCGGTGCTCGACGTCGGCGTGCGCGCCATCAACGCCATGCTCACCGTCGGCCGCGGCCAGCGCATGGGCCTGTTCGCCGGCTCCGGCGTGGGCAAGAGCGTGCTGCTGGGCATGATGGCGCGCTACACCAGCGCCGAAGTCATCGTGGTCGGCCTGATCGGCGAACGCGGCCGCGAGGTGAAGGACTTCATCGAGAACACGCTGGGCGAGGAAGGCCTGGCGCGCGCGGTGGTGGTTGCGGCGCCGGCCGACAACTCGCCGCTGCTGCGCCTGCAGGGCGCGGCCTACGCGACCTGCCTGGCCGAGTATTTCCGCGACCGCGGCAAGGACGTGCTGCTCATCATGGACTCGCTCACCCGCTACGCGATGGCGCAGCGCGAGATCGCGCTGGCCGTGGGCGAGCCGCCCGCCACCAAGGGCTATCCGCCTTCGGTGTTCGCGCGGCTGCCCGCGCTGGTGGAGCGCGCGGGCAACGGCGCGCGCGACGCGCAGGGGCGCGGCGGCTCCATCACCGCCTTCTACACGGTGCTGTCCGAAGGCGACGACCAGCAGGACCCGATCGCGGACTCGGCGCGCGCCATCCTGGACGGGCACGTGGTGCTCTCGCGCACGCTGGCCGAAGCCGGGCACTACCCGGCCATCGACATCGAGGCCTCCATCAGCCGCGCCATGACCGCGCTGATCCCGTCCTCGCAGTTCGACACGGTGCGCCGCTTCAAGCAGATGCTGTCGCGCTACCAGCGCAACCGTGACCTGATCAGCGTGGGCGCCTACGCGCCCGGCCACGACCTGCAGCTGGACAAGGCGATCGCGATGTACCCGCGCATCGAGGCCTTCCTGCAGCAGTCGATGGACGAACGCACCGGCTATGAAGACGCGATCGCGCAGCTCGAGCACCTCTTCGTGCCCGAGCCAGCGTCCACGCAAGGCTTCGACTCCAGGACACCCAACACCAA